Proteins co-encoded in one Malus sylvestris chromosome 9, drMalSylv7.2, whole genome shotgun sequence genomic window:
- the LOC126582588 gene encoding LOB domain-containing protein 24-like — protein MISNNPTRCAACRFLRRRCPQDCVLAPYFPSSNPERFACVHKIFGAGNITKMLEQLPVHLREAAADSMFYEASLRVEDPVYGCVRIISQLQHYILEAQSEILKTNGQIASYIAQQQLHQQQQNVVHGASYQQDMQISEYSGVGWDVQTLANDSYFHT, from the exons TTTCCAATAATCCAACGAGATGTGCAGCTTGCAGATTTTTGAGAAGAAGATGCCCTCAAGATTGTGTTTTGGCCCCCTATTTTCCCTCCTCTAATCCAGAGAGATTTGCTTGTGTTCATAAGATCTTTGGTGCCGGCAACATTACCAAAATGTTAGAG CAACTTCCAGTCCATTTAAGAGAAGCAGCAGCAGACTCCATGTTTTACGAGGCATCGTTACGCGTTGAGGATCCAGTTTATGGATGTGTTAGAATTATTTCTCAATTGCAACACTATATATTGGAGGCTCAATCCGAGATACTCAAGACAAACGGTCAAATAGCATCCTACATTGCACAACAGCAACTGCACCAGCAGCAGCAAAATGTTGTTCATGGTGCAAGTTACCAGCAAGACATGCAGATCAGTGAATATTCGGGGGTTGGCTGGGACGTGCAAACTTTAGCAAATGACTCTTACTTTCACACATAA